A region of Rhodamnia argentea isolate NSW1041297 chromosome 9, ASM2092103v1, whole genome shotgun sequence DNA encodes the following proteins:
- the LOC125316584 gene encoding uncharacterized protein LOC125316584 encodes MQIMACWPSIKKFLNLLFGHELKDDEHRNYLLVVATLIAAVTFQAGVNPPGGVWQDGVKAGRAIYASDETAFFVFLLCNTLALSSSTLLILSLTWGFPFFLEVVVATASMLMTYGASIFAIAPRDTKTVKFRYLLSIAAAPVLMRVVILICKYVKSKL; translated from the coding sequence ATGCAAATCATGGCCTGCTGGCCATCCATAAAGAAGTTCCTCAATCTCCTTTTCGGACACGAACTAAAAGATGACGAGCACCGCAACTATCTCCTCGTGGTGGCCACCCTGATCGCCGCCGTGACTTTCCAGGCTGGTGTGAACCCCCCTGGCGGGGTTTGGCAGGATGGGGTCAAGGCGGGGCGTGCCATCTATGCCTCGGATGAGACGGCCTTCTTCGTGTTCCTGTTGTGCAACACGCTCGCCCTATCCTCATCGACCCTCCTCATTCTCTCCCTTACTTGGGGCTTCCCTTTCTTCCTTGAGGTGGTTGTTGCTACGGCCTCGATGTTGATGACCTACGGGGCCTCAATCTTTGCGATCGCCCCGAGGGACACGAAGACGGTGAAGTTCCGATACTTGTTGTCCATTGCGGCGGCTCCAGTCCTCATGAGGGTTGTCATTCTGATATGCAAGTATGTCAAGAGCAAATTGTAA